Genomic window (Musa acuminata AAA Group cultivar baxijiao chromosome BXJ1-9, Cavendish_Baxijiao_AAA, whole genome shotgun sequence):
CTTTGGATATAGTATACGAAAAATTAACAACAGCAGAATGAAGTTTAAGCAAGATAAGTATTGCTAGAGTATAGTTCTTTGGATATGGTATCTCATTTATCATAGCTAGAAGTGAACCATAAAATGAAAAGATTGAACAATCTGTGTAAAAATATAAGTATTGCTTTTAGGCTTTTAGTCACCTGAGGTAAAGTGGCACAGTGGAAATCTGCATAGTCATATTCTTAGGGCACCTTTTGATTGCAACTTATGCTTCCATTTTGATCACTTTCATAATTAAGTTTTCTTAATCTTTTAAAAGGGCTAAGGACGAGGATGTACAACCGAGTGCTGTCAACAGTCATATAAACACTACAAGATCAACTCAGAAAAGGAAAAGGCGAAGGACAAGATTGTGTTTCAAATATATGTTTTCCGGTTATAGTGGACCATCACCATTTCAGGAGCAGCAAAGAGGAACATTAAGGATAGTTTTGTAAGCCActgctacaaaaaaaaaaaaaaaaagcagcaaTGCAACATCAAGATTGTCTTGCAAGGTTAACTTGCTAAGGGAGACACATGAAGTAGCAGGGATATCATAATCAATCTCATAAAAGCATATGTAGTGCTCCATTTAGGTTATAGCAGTGGAGTTTACTCAGGATGATAAAGATAGGTAACAGGTACATTACGATCCCATTTTATGTGAGAAAACAATGTCTGTAAACAGCATAGCCCGAACTGCGCTTCTTCACTTATTCCATATGGATAACAAAAGATCAAAAGCAAAAAAAAGTGAAGTTAGAATTCATTTATACCATAAAATGAAGATGAAAAATCTGTTGAATTGAATGTGATTAAGTTAGGCCGTGGCTTGCGACGTCGTGCATTATGATCAGACAAACGTCTACGGCAGCTTCGCTTTTTCTGATCAAACTCGGACAACTCATGGAACCTTAAACATGAACAAACCAGACCATGCAAGATAAGGGATGACTGCAGCATAATGATTGGTTAAATATTCAACAATTCAGATGTAAGTAATATTAGCAAGGATGACACGTATAGAAATAACTCTATTTCTTGGAAAAGCATAATAAATTGTTTACTCCCAAGTAACCTGCTACATTGCTGGCAAAACCTGCGCTCCTGGCCGGCGACGATAACCTTGGGGCATTTGGAATGGGTTACACAGACCCTGTGTTTCCGGTGATAGTCCTTGGCTTCACTGAGATCAACATTACAACCTTCAACTTGGCAGAAGGTACTCTGTGCACTCTGATGAGTCACTCTCGACTTCTTAGCCAGAGCAGTCGCCGCCGATGCAGAATCCAACGACGAAAAAGGATTCTTCGCATTACTCTCAGCTGAAACATCCTCAAAGTAGGTCCTCTTCCCAAGCTTTAGCCCTATCTGCGATTCCTCCAATCCAGCGGCCAGCACCGCAACTGGGGGACAATCAGACTCCTGTAAAAATCTGTTCTTGTCATGATTCCTTGGATTCGCGACAAACTCCGGTTCCTTTCCCGCTTTGGATGAGGAATCAAAGGAAGCAGAGATGGTGCTCTTGGATGAGGAACCATTCCCCAGTTCTGAGCCAGAGgaaacgccgccgccgccgccgccggcggaCAGCTTGCAGTTCCCTCCAAATGGCGCGTGGTTGTCCCAATCCCACAGCAAGGAAGCGTTCGCGTTCCAGTCCATCATCAAAGATCGCATGCGCTTTTGACCAACGGAGATCAAAAAATCAAGTGGTAAAAATCAGATTTTTCATGCACtgatacccaaaaaaaaaaaaaaaatcagattttcaTGTACTATCATCACCCAAAAGTAATCAAGAACCAAGAGATTTCATGTACCGCCCTCCCCACAGGAAaccaagaatcaagatttcgtgtACTATTCCCCAGTAGGGCTATCGAGCATCAAGATCTCACGGACCTAAAGCGGGTGCGATAGAAACCAAGAGATGATAACCTACAAGAAGGAAAGGTAGTCAGTCAGGATACCTGTATTATTGATGCCAATCAGAGCCAAACTCCCAGGTCAAAAGGCCAAGGGGAGGGCTTGGGGGGACTTCAATCCATGGTGGGGGAGTAAACTATTGCAGCAGGGACAGTGGCAGGCTCAAGCACATCCCACCTCCATCCCTCTCAACACCCACACCTCCTCCTACTCATCCAACCCATGGTCACAGCAGGAGCCAGCCATGAAGCAAGTGGGATGTTGCTATCCATTCAATGACAAGTGAGCCATTGCTATCTCTATTGATTGCCCCTCGCTTTATATGTCCCTGTTACCTCTGCACTGTAACACTGTGCAACAGTAATCACCAACATTTGTCACCCTTCATGTCTCATCCTTACATGAACAATTTTCACTGCTTTTACTACACTGTGTTGATCTGTAGACAGGTCAGGAAACAGTGTGAAGGTGACTGGGTAGAGAGAGTTGGAGGTGGCATTGGTTTGCTGAATCTAATCAAAGCATAGTACATGGTTAAAAATGTGTCTCTCCCCCCCCCTCCTGGGTGTAGCAGCCAAACCACATGCATTCCTGACACAGACAGTGGCAAAGCTTCATGAAGTGACTGCTCTGTTGCATCCATCTCAGGGCACTTGTCCAGAAAAACCAAGCCAAAGTTTTTGGAATTCTCACCTTTCACTCTCTAGGATTGCCTTTTGCTAAGGCATACCATATCAACAATATTTTGAGCTCAATACAATGTTGATATGACATGATTACCTATATCTACAAGCATGTGCTGAGTCATGAGCATCATGATTACCTATATATGGATAAAGAATTGGTTCAAAAGAAAAATTACAATTTCTAAGTATGAACTATCTTGAAAACATGGGAGTCTTTTTTGGCCAACTGTGTTATATTTTAACCAAGTTTCTGATTtttaatgtatatttatatatgtaaatatacttAGTTTTTAAGCCTGACCCTCTTAATGAACCACCTGAGAAAGTACAAGCAGCCCCCAACCCCTGTATTCAACCCAAGTAAACAATAATTCTATAAGCACAAAAAACATAACAAAATACTAGCAAAGATAAAGTGACTGGAATGGAGATGAATGACAATGATACTC
Coding sequences:
- the LOC135584909 gene encoding squamosa promoter-binding-like protein 12; the encoded protein is MRSLMMDWNANASLLWDWDNHAPFGGNCKLSAGGGGGGVSSGSELGNGSSSKSTISASFDSSSKAGKEPEFVANPRNHDKNRFLQESDCPPVAVLAAGLEESQIGLKLGKRTYFEDVSAESNAKNPFSSLDSASAATALAKKSRVTHQSAQSTFCQVEGCNVDLSEAKDYHRKHRVCVTHSKCPKVIVAGQERRFCQQCSRFHELSEFDQKKRSCRRRLSDHNARRRKPRPNLITFNSTDFSSSFYDDRHHMNLLWNKTLFGHMRSMASTTIEGSQNDKQTQMRGPWVKSTKELGIDEQLPLPNTQLSNGFFTLYHDVDKLLPLKGTAAEVLNQGSEASAGASNFDGAPDLRRALSLLSTNAWGSPDPGQPSSIVEFLDTNHHSTAEPMMPTLNSSGQFFPGQSLAQQAQLLPFTMHRDDNHPQGVQLQNRDTLFDPRQIH